DNA from Actinomycetota bacterium:
TGAAGGTCGCTGTGCCCGCCGTGGTCGGCCACGAACACCAGGGCTCCGTCGGACGAGAAGGCGAGCGAGTCGATGCGCCGGGCCGTCTCGCCCTCGGCGAGCGGCTGGGGCGCCCCCTCGCCCGTGTTCCGGGCTACGAACAAGCCCCGGACGACCTCGCCCCCGGCGACCTCGCCCTCCCCTGAGGCGGCGATGGTGAGCCCCGCGGGGTGGTAGACGGCGTCGTCGGCGCGTTCCATGGCAGCCAGCTCGCTGACCGCTCCGCCCAGTACCTGCTTGCGCAGCCGCCCCTGGGCATCGACGTGGAGGACCGACTTGCCCGTGGGCGCCGACCAGCGCACACGGCCGTTGGAGGGAAGGGCCAGGGAGACCTCGCCCTCGGCGGTCACGGCCCGGGTGGATCCCAGCAAGACGCGGTCGGCGCTCCCTGCCCACTCCAAGGTCTCGGCCTGGCCGACCTCAAGGAGGCACCGCGCCGGCCCCCCGCGGTGGCGGCCATGAGCCTGCCATCCGCTAGCCAGGTGACCTCCGCCAGTTCAGGGGCGGGACCGATCCCCACGCACGGGTCGCTCAGCGCCGTTGTCGTGTCCGTGTCGGAGGTGGGCGCCGCGCTGTCGCCTGTCGCGCAGGCGCTACTCACCAACAAGGCCGCACCGGCCAGCAGCAATGCCTTCCCGCCGCAGGTGGGGGAGTGGGTCGCGTCTGCCCGGCGGTGAATGGTCAGTCGCGTCATGGCTCGGCTCTTCCTCGCTCTTGGAACCGCGCGAGCGTGCCGCAAGGGATTGCCGGCAGGGTGAACCCGCAACCCCTCCGCGGCCCGCAGGGATATCTCTCGTGGCATGGATCCTCCCTCACAACGCGGTGTCAAGTGATGAACGCACGACGCGGGGCGCGGGTTGACCGGGACCGACTCCGTGTACTGGCGCATCCTCTCCTTGGAGCTGGTGAGACGCCGGCTCGAGTCGGACGCCATGATCGGTCCGGCGGTTCCGGCGCCCGCACGCGCTGCGGTGAAACGACACCGGGAAGACACCATGACGAGGCCGCCGGTTCGGCTGACCGGAGCAGGCCGCGATCGAGCGACCCAGCCGGGCCATCACCGATATCTCCGGCGCCTCGGAGGCCCTAGGCGGCTGGCACGGGCGGAGGGGTCTCGTCGCGGGTCCGTCCACACCGCGCCGTCGCCCGATGGCGGAGCGAGCCGATTGGCGCTTAGAAGCGCAGGGAGAGTCGGCGAGCGGCCGTGGAGAACGAACAGAGGCGGTCAAGTACGCTGCGTGACCGCGCCAGCCCGGAGACCGGATGCCGTTGTCGATCACCGACCTGAGGTTCGACGATCGCGGGTTGATCCCCGCGGTGGTGCAGCAGCACGACACCGGCGAGGTGCTGATGGTGGCGTGGATGAGCGACGAGTCGCTCGCCCTCACCCTCGCGCGCGGCGAGACGGTGTTCTGGTCACGGTCCAGGCAGGAGCTGTGGCACAAGGGTGCCACGTCCGGGAACACCCAGAAGGTGCGGCAGATCCTGGCTGACTGTGACGGGGACACGCTCCTCGTCCTGGTCGACGCCGGGAACGGCCCGGCCTGCCACACCGGCGAACGCACCTGCTTCCACCGTGACCTGTCCGAGGGGGCGGTCGACGAGAGGTGACCAGTCACCGGCCGTCGCGCGAGCAGTTCCTGCGGCTGGCTGCTGATCACGCGGTCGTGCCGGTGTGGCGTGAGATCCTCTCCGACCTCGAGACCCCCCTGTCCGTCTACGCCAAGCTCTCGGGCCGGGGGCCGTCCTTCCTGCTCGAGTCCGCCGAGCACGGCGAGCGTTGGGGCCGGTACTCGTTCGTTGGGCTGGAGCCGTTCCTGATCCTGCGTGGCCGCGATGGGACGGTGTCGTGGGAGGGCGGCGTGCCGCCCGCGGGCCGGGACGCGACCGGGCCGCTGGACGCGCTCGACAAGGTGACGCGTGCGCTGACCGGCCCGGCGATCCCCGGCCTGCCGCCGCTGCACAGCGGCGCGGTCGGGTACATCGGCTGGGAGGCCGTCCGCGAGATCGAACGCGTCCCGATCACCGGTCGTGACGACCTGCACATCCCCGACGTCGTGATGCTCTTCCCACGCCACGTCGTCGCGATCGACCACCTACTGCAGAAGCTCACCGTCGTCACCAACGTCGTGATCGGCGACGATCCTGGCGCCCAGTACGACCAGGCCTGCGGCATGGCCGACGAGCTCGTCGCGCTTCTGGGCGCCGCCACCCCCTCCACCCTGGCTGATCCTCCGTCGACCGAGCCGGTCGAGGACGCCCAGTCGAACCTCACCCCCGGCCAGTACGAGGCGATGGTGGCGCGCGCGAAGGAGCACATCGCCGCGGGCGACGTCTTCCAGGTCGTGCCCAGCCAGCGCTTCGGGGTGCCGACCCGCGCATCGGCGTTCGACGTGTACCGGATGCTGCGCGTGATCAACCCATCGCCGTACCTCTTCCTGTTCGACCTGGACGAGCTGCACATCGTCGGTTCGTCGCCCGAGGCCCTGGTCCGCGTCGAAGGCAGGCGGGCGGAGACCTGGCCGATCGCCGGGACCCGACCGCGCGGATCGACGCTGGAGGAGGATCGTCGCCTCGAGCGCGAACTGCTCGCCAGCGACAAGGAACGCGCCGAGCACGTGATGCTGGTGGACCTGGGCCGCAACGACCTCGGCCGGGTCTGTGAGGTCGGGACCGTCAGCGTGGACGAGTTGATGGTCGTGGAGCGCTACTCGCACGTGATGCATCTGGTGAGCCGGGTGACCGGGACGCTGCGGGCGGACGTGACCCCTGTCGACGTCCTGCGCGCGGTCTTCCCGGCCGGCACGGTGTCGGGCGCTCCGAAGGTGCGCGCGATGGAGATCATCGACGAGCTCGAGCCCACCCGTCGCGGGGCCTACGCAGGCGCCATCGGGTACGTCGACCTGTCCGGGAACGTCGACACCTGCATCGCGCTCCGCACCCTGGTGCTCCGCGACGGCGTCGCGTACGCGCAGGCAGGCGCCGGTGTGGTCGCCGACAGCGATCCACGGGCCGAGGAAGCCGAGACCCGGAGCAAGGCGATGGCGCTGCTCACTGCGGTGCGAGCCGCAGAGCGCCTGTCCGGCTGACCACCGCGGTCGCCAACGTCAACGCTGGCGGATGTGGTCGGCGAACGTCTCGAGGAGCTGGTCGAGGAACCCCAGGCTGTCGTCGTCGACGAGACGGCCGTCCTCGAACTTCTCCGCCGCCGAGGAGACGAGCACTTCGGGGGTGCTGACGATGTCCGCCTCGAGGTACAGCAACGTCCGCCGCAGCTGGAGGTGCGCCCGTGCGGTCCCGACCGGGCTGGGGCTCGCCCCCATCATCGCCACCGGCTTGCCCTGCATGACGGACCGTCCCGGGGGGCGTGACGCCCAGTCGAGGGCGTTCTTCAAGACCCCCGGGATGCCGTGCTGGTACTCGGGCGTGGCGATGAGCACGCCATCCGAGGCGTCGATGCGTCGCTTGAAGTCGGCCACCGGCTCGGGGTCGCCCTGCTCCTCGACGTCACGGTTGTACAGCGGGATCGGCGCGAGATCGAAGATCTCGATGCGGATGTCGCCCGG
Protein-coding regions in this window:
- the trpE gene encoding anthranilate synthase component I; protein product: MTSHRPSREQFLRLAADHAVVPVWREILSDLETPLSVYAKLSGRGPSFLLESAEHGERWGRYSFVGLEPFLILRGRDGTVSWEGGVPPAGRDATGPLDALDKVTRALTGPAIPGLPPLHSGAVGYIGWEAVREIERVPITGRDDLHIPDVVMLFPRHVVAIDHLLQKLTVVTNVVIGDDPGAQYDQACGMADELVALLGAATPSTLADPPSTEPVEDAQSNLTPGQYEAMVARAKEHIAAGDVFQVVPSQRFGVPTRASAFDVYRMLRVINPSPYLFLFDLDELHIVGSSPEALVRVEGRRAETWPIAGTRPRGSTLEEDRRLERELLASDKERAEHVMLVDLGRNDLGRVCEVGTVSVDELMVVERYSHVMHLVSRVTGTLRADVTPVDVLRAVFPAGTVSGAPKVRAMEIIDELEPTRRGAYAGAIGYVDLSGNVDTCIALRTLVLRDGVAYAQAGAGVVADSDPRAEEAETRSKAMALLTAVRAAERLSG
- the hisI gene encoding phosphoribosyl-AMP cyclohydrolase → MSITDLRFDDRGLIPAVVQQHDTGEVLMVAWMSDESLALTLARGETVFWSRSRQELWHKGATSGNTQKVRQILADCDGDTLLVLVDAGNGPACHTGERTCFHRDLSEGAVDER
- a CDS encoding NAD(P)H-dependent oxidoreductase — protein: MPDISILGFAGSLREGSYNRALLETAAERAPGDIRIEIFDLAPIPLYNRDVEEQGDPEPVADFKRRIDASDGVLIATPEYQHGIPGVLKNALDWASRPPGRSVMQGKPVAMMGASPSPVGTARAHLQLRRTLLYLEADIVSTPEVLVSSAAEKFEDGRLVDDDSLGFLDQLLETFADHIRQR